In Rhizoctonia solani chromosome 6, complete sequence, the sequence GTTCCAAAGCCGGATTTTGAGATTGCTGTCGTCGAGTACGTTTTCGATTTGGAATATGTGTGAAGCTGTATTGAACTAACCCCCCCCTTCCAAAAACAAAAGTGCCCGGAAAACTCCTGTGCCTGATATCTACCAACTGACTGAAATGTTCGCGTCTGCTGAGCCACGGCCACCGCCCCCGCCTCGCAAGCGTGGTCCTCCGAATGTCAAAGCCGCACCCCAGTCATCTCAACAAAAAACTCCACCACGACCCAAGAAAGCAAATGAAGCAGTTCTTTCCAATCTATGGGACCGAATATGCCAAACCATCGGACTCACTTCTTCTGGCCCAATACAAAGGCCGAACCCATTTGTGCACTTGAAGGCCGGTCGGAAAAGTGTTATTGTGGCTGCGGTCGACGGAAGCATGATCAGCCTTGTGCGATTTGGAGAAGGGGACTTCTCCTCTTGGCCCATGGTGTAGTTTTTCGCATACATCGTACAATTGAACATGCTGATTTTGTATTTGCGATGAATTATATTGTATTTTGCATGAAATTGGGATCCGATTTGAACCTTCTACTGGCTATTCGCGGTGGATGGCGtatccttgtccttgtgTATTGGGAACGAGCAAATCCGGAAACCTCCATATACAAACGGGTATGTCTTGTCCCATTTGAAATCTACGAATATGATTTCACGTTAGAGCGGTCTCACTGTGCACTCCTGCTAAATAAACGCACCTCTTTGGACCGGGTGGCACGAGATGGTGGAGTGCTTTCTGGATTCAACAAGGGATCAAAGACTACTCGCTATACTCGGCTAAGCCCAAGTCTAGAGTTTCAGTTATTTGGTAGAGGCGAGGGATATCGGTAATCTGATCCTGGCTATGTAGAATGGCATCCCAAAACCGGCAGTCCAGCCTTGGGCTCACTTTGTCGAGGAAATCACCACGGCAAATTTTTACTCCAATTTTGAATCTCGGGTCATCCGCTTTTTTTCTAGACCAACTGGGTGGGCTCCTGGAGTAGCTAAGACTACCAGGCCGGCCGGGTACCAAGGTCTACATTCATCCTACATAGCTATATAATGGATCTCTTATATTCCCAGCCTGGATCTCAGTCTGCCCGTTCTTTTCTGTAGACAAGAGCCGCAATAAGCAAAATTCCCATATCGCATACAGCTTGAGTCCATTAAATCTGATGGAACAAAAGCAGGAAATCAATGCGATAATTTCATAAATATCCTGGTTGCTAACTCGACTCGATAACCAAATGCATGGCGCATACAGCATGCCACTATATATCTCCTAATACCCTTGCGGGGTCATTGAGTGGATCAGACAGCTCGAATATCTATTTCTCTACGATATTAGGGGCGAACCTCGAAGAGCGGCTCCACTGTAAGTATGTTGGTATGAGTCATTTCACTTAAGGCTGATGTTATGCAACGTGCATCACTCGTTCAATCTCGATCCACTTGTCCGTCTGAATTCAACTTCGTACGTCTTTTAACCCCTCTCTCAGCAGGCGACGGCAATGCCGCAGGCTCTACTCTACATACTCTGTTTTCCAAGCTGGAACTCTTCATGCACTTATTTCCCCCTAAGTTTATACATCATGTTGAACACTTTTCACGATTACACGCATGGCAGAGCATATCCCCGTTTACTTGGACCCATCACACTCCCCCTCCCATCACCAGTAGTATACGCTGTGCCTTAATCATTATTTCCCTCAGTACGTGCAGGGTATATTCCAGCCATTTGCAGTCTACCACACATGGTGATAAGCACATTTGATAGAAAGATATAGAAAGATAATACGTACCTCAGTTCGACTGTAGAATAGTGAACTGAGGTACTCGAGAGCCGATACCAGAACTTTTGTAGGAAGTACACATCCAAAAATCAGTAAATACATTCGTAAGGATTATATACTATAGACCGTGATGCTGATTCTTCAACAAGCGGTATTTAAAATCTTGTGTTTCAGTCGAGCCTTGTAGACACGACCATTATCAATTGTACATCGGAGAGTCACAAATGTCCAGGCGTAAGACCCATCTTGAGGCCATTCGAGACCGTCGACAGTACGGAGGATGCCGGAGAACCCTGAGGCAAATGTCTCCTATGGTGATACAGTTCACTGTGACAAGCCCGTAACGCCGTAAACTCCATTTGCAAAAGGTCCCGACGTCCACTGAACCCAACGTGCTCTTGGTACCCATGCTCAAATATCAGTGGTAATATGAAACTCGTCAATTGCATTGATTGATCGTCACTTAACTTATATAGCAATGTAAAATACAGCATGGTTTGACCAAAACGTGAATCCATGTAAACTATAATCCCGAAAGTATCCCAGAGCCAAAAGGTGGAGTTAGAGAATAATGCGAGAGAAAAAGAAAGGATGAGCAGGCCCCAGACTTGAAATTTTTCATATGTATTCGGTCGCCAATCTTGCCACCGGCGGTCGTTCGGGCATAGAAAACGCAAAAACATCATCTTCGCTCCGTCGTATTGATAACGCTGCTGCCTCGATCGGACTAGGACCCGCTTCGCGTGTGCTATCCCAGGAAGCCATTGTTTGTGGGAAAGAGCGCACATAGGGCTCCATTTCAGTGCTGGAAGGAGGAAGAGCGCCTGATTCCCGTCGAGATACCGTCCGCATGCGGTTCATCCAGCTCGGCGGTCTTTCCCTCTGGCGCTCTCCCTCGAAAGCAACACTGTCCCGGCGCAGCAAGCTACCTCGCCTCCATATCCTCGAGGACTCCCCCATTTTTTCTAAATCTTTGTTAAGGTCTGCAACCGTCGACCCTGGGCTAGGCCCAATGTGTGTAGACACGCTTTCTGGAGGCGACCCAACTCCATCAATCGACTTATTCTTCCCCTTTTCAGAGCGTGACCATCTTTGTCCGGCATAGGTGCTAACCGAACCTGTCTGATCTGGTGGGCTACTGAAAGAGTTAGAGTGATGTCGCCCACGAGCTGAAGGGACGGGGGGACCAGGCCGCCAGATCTCTTTACTATGTCGGTCCCCTTCTGAACGTAGGTGGATTGTGAGTCGAGATATAAGGACGACCGAGACCCTATGATATAAGTCAGCATCCCTTCCTTGAACCCAAACCTCGTCATAGCCGAAACTCACAAATGGCTGAAGCTAAAGCAACTCGATAAGCGTCTAACTCATGGGCACAAATGAAGCTACCTACTGTTCATTGATATTTTTCAGGGTTTCTGTGGCATGGAAAGTCATAACCAGCCACACCACATTGACAGTGAAAATAACACTGAAAATCCGCCCTTTAGCTCAGTGTCTCAATTAACACCCTTGGTCATACTTACATAAAGTATGCAGTTCCATCGTTCCTGAAGAGAAAACGGTAAATAACATCTTGCGGCCAGGTAAGGTTGGCCAAGACTAACCGGAGTGTTTTCACCAATGGTGAGTGTGTTTCACGAGAATATCGTAGTGTTTTTGCCAAAACAAGTGCGAATACTGAATTGATGACAATTAGTTCCGGTTCGAATGTCTAGTCGATCGCCGACATACCCGAGCTATCAAAGACCACATACGCCTAGGGAATTGCTGGTAAGCAAACTAGGCAACCCGGGTGCAATATTAACTCACAAAAAGCCACATTTGCCACTGATTTCCTAAACGAACGTATGAGAACAACACAAGAGAAAGGATGAACAAGGTACTCACCAAAGCTAGGTTTCCCCGTGAGTATACATCCTACGGCCATCAAACTGATAGTAAGCGGATGTAACTTCAACCACGCCAAAATCGCTCACCATGGAATATCACGTCGATGTTCGGGTATGAGACGGCTAGCCGATGATTCGTGAGCCGAGCTTAGATCGCACTGGGTTCTATACTCACGTTCACTGTAGTTTAGCACGTAGCCCCACATAGCTACTTGGATAACGCATAGGGACAACAAGTACCCAAGCACCCATTTATTTTGCCAAAGTGCATGAACTCGCAGAGTCATCATCAAGTTGGTGATTGCATATGTTGCGCATGTGGCAGCTCCTAAAATTAAGCGCCCCATTAGAGCGACGAAAACCCAAGTTTTCAGTGCGTATACTCGCCTTCAAACTTTACAAACCGAACACAACTGAACAGAATGAGAGTTGCTGATATCAGTAAAGTCTAGGTTAGCCGAGAAGTGGGGCTCACGTCTAGATTGGGGAATTAGTTTAGCGGACCGCCCGGAAAGTATTTTTTATACTTACCGCAAAAGTCCAGGATGGGTCAAAATATGCCGTTGTGGTGATGATGTAGTCTAGGCCAAGGGTTAATATTTGCGACAATCATGTGGCCTAAGACATACAGCATGGATTTAGATAACGGTTGACCAAAAATAAGTAAGAAACAAGCGTCTTTTTCCTCTTCCAAATGTACTCATACTGTCCAGATGATGCTCAGTGATCCTGGGCTTCGACGGTCAATTTTGTGCACTTACCTCGAGATGAAATGTAAGTACCATATCGTAAGCCATCATCGTTATACTCGCGATGAGGTAATACTGGAAAACGTCAATTTTTATATTACATGAGGGCATATGGCATGACCCACCTTCGCGGCATTTCTGAACGGTGGCGTAAGCTAAATATAAGTGACTGAGGAAATATAAAAATGCACTGACATGTGTTGTGCCTCAGTGATCGTGTGCGCCAGTTCCTCAGGTGTCATTCCCATTGCCGAAGACATGACTGACAGATTAGATGCGGATGGCGGTCACCGAAGTTACAATCAAGCCAATACCAGCGTGAGCTTGGGCTTTGTTTAAGAAATTATGCCCCAATTCTACCCTCCCCTCTCTGAATCCAGAGTCAAATTAGGCAAGCAGACAAACGCAGACCCAGGGCAGAGATGCAAGCCAGGATTAGAACCAGAGCGCGGGGAGACCTGGATCGGCAGACTGGGCACGCTGCATTTGAACGACGTGGTTGAGCGCGGGAGCGTGACATCCTTAATGAGCCGTGAGGTGAGTGACCAGTTGAGGGGCGATGCTGCCTCGTTTGCGAGTGGGGGGAATTGGCCGAGCTAACATCATTGGATCATATCCCCATGGGCGAGTTATAAGACACCGGTTCGAGCAACAGAGGTGCAGATTGCTTATTCTAGCCTGCTTGCGAGTTTCGCTACATCATTCGGTGGGAGAGTTCCAAGGCGATCGGTGTCTGATAAGATGTCCCAATGGTAGCATGAGTCTTTTGATATCCCGTTTGTCTGTCACATCCTGCTAATCAGTCCTCGTGGGTGTCACTTTCAGTCGTGGCCCCGCATCGTGGCAGTAAGAAGAATCTGGGCGTGAAGAAGATAGGGGCCCATGTCACGTGGGATTGGTTCGGCGCTTGCTCTGGCAATAAGATTTCACCGATCGGCACCGTTCATTTCAAACTTCACTCAGTATTCTTGGCGGAATAAGTACACTCGGGATGCTATCTGCACCAAATCACCTTTGAAATACTTCAATATTTTACAGTACTTTGCTTCAGCAAGGGTAATCCAGAGTCCGAAGCAAAGCGCTCCAATCCGTGACTCACTTAGTCATGTGACTAATGTACAAAGCTAATATTATAATGCATTCAGACCAGTCCCAGAGTCAATCTGTGCTTCGGTCGGGCACGCTTACATGTGTGCCGGGTGTGCTCGTACGCGGCACCAGTGGGTGATCCCGCGCCCTGGGGGTGTTGGCTAGGCTATCCAAGACTGCGACCGTCCGGATCGAAGGTTTGGGAGCAGAGAAACACACAAAAATGGATAAATAACATGTTAAATTGATGCGTGACAAACATTTGGGGATGTATATGGGTGCTGGCAAGCGTGAAAGCCTGAATTATCGTACTCGATACGCCGTTCCGATGCCGTAGTATGGAATTACGTCTGACGGATCCACTTAACTTCGACCTTCGTCCTCAGTCAAGTATCGTATGTGATACTCCCGCAAGCTGTGACTCACCTAGCTACTGACTATAACCTTATTGTAGGCCCTTCTATGCAGATCCACGAGAGGTCGAGTGAATCTTACTCGCAGTGGCCCGTCTTGGTTCATAGTTATATTGGTGCGACTCACCCTGTTTTTGATCACAAGCTCTTCTTGCGTACGACATTTAAGCTTAAGCAGAGGCTCGTCCTCAAGATAACGAGGCAACCTTGCTGTGTTAACAGCATGGCTCGTGCCCAGAATAATATAACTATTAGGTATGGGTGTGTTTTTAAGGCGAACTGTACATTCTGTTGGTAAAGCGAACGAGTGCTCAAATGTATAGAGTGAAGCAAGATTGTAACACGTCGCCAATACTGTGGCTGGAAGTCTTGCGTACCGATCGGCACTGTGGTTCTATCTATAGCCGTCATTTCACATTGATCAAATGATAGTTGAAGATGGCACGAGCGCTCAAAACATGTCAGACACGACATAAAACACATGGATGAATGGTTCCTAGCACCGCGATGAAGAACACTCCGAGTGAGTCAGCGATGCACTTCAGACCGCCCATGAAGGCTTGTGTTATCATTCCTGAGGTTCAGGCCTTGATTTATTGTATTTTACCGAACCTGTTGTGTATTCAAGGGAGAATCGCAATTCCATTTGTGATGAAGGACTATTGTCGATACAGTTCATCCGTATCTTTTCCTGGAATTTCAAATAAACGACTGTTTTCTCTGGGGTTCTTCAGTGTTCTCTAACCAGGTGAAATAATTCCGGGGCGCTCTGGATTTAAGTGGTACCTTTTGGAGAGGTAGGTGACTTCGTTGAGAGGGCGGGCATGTGCGAAACGAGATGAAGTGTCTCGTCATATGTTTTCCATACTTACACGTCCCAACAGCCCAGACAAGCTTGTTAACCCTACTCGTGTATCTATGGAGTCGTATCTTTCTTTTTCTATGTTTAGTGCACTCCCTCGTTCTACTTGGTACACGCTGCAACCATTGCCTTCGTGGGACTATGCGCCACTAATCAATCCTCTTCAATTTAGTTAAAACTTACGTCTCATTTGATAAGCACAGATATCACAGGTGAGCTCACTCCGATGGCGACCTACCAGTAGGCTACTATTTTAGCTAGCACTTCAAATATCGACTACATTCAATATGATTACGTTACAATAAATCGTGTGTTTCACTCGTACTCTGGTGCTTATTTCAAAGGTACTACACAGGATTGAATGCTTGAATTAACTGAGTATATATCCACCATTGACTCCTAGGCTTTGGCCTTGAGAAGCGGTGAGAATGATTATTTTGTTCAGTGAGACTGTGCTATGAAACTAACCTGTAATATACGATGCTCCTTCTGACGCTAAAAACGCAACGATTTCGGCCACCTCTCCAGGCTTCCCCAACCTTTTAATACCACAGTTGCTCAGTAGCTTCCAATGATAACTTTAAGGTTGTACTTTCAATATAATTTAAATAAGAGAATAACTTACAGGCAGAAAGTTCTCTCCGTGCAGGCCACCACCCGATTCAGCAACTACATACTGGTGGTCAGTACAGCGGATAAATAATAAGTATTATACTGACCCATTGGAGTGTCAATATATCCTGGGGCATATGCGTTGACTGTAATGTTATATTGCCCCCACTCTAGAGCAGCGGTCTGAGTGAGCGCCCGGACGCCGAACTTTGAGACGCAATAGCCACCACAGTTCTTGACCCCTAAGTTTCAGCAAAGTATAGAAGAAACATTTCAGTGTTAGTAACACATTAATGGCCACATTTGAGTACCGAAAACCTTGGATTCCGAATATACTACTTGCTCCAATAATCCTCCCACCTCGCCCTTGTTTGATCATCTGAATTGCTGCTGCGCGATAACAATATAGTACGCCCTTTAAGTTGATGTTAAGGTATTTATCCAATAGTGTATCGGATACTATGCGAGAGTTCAGTCTCAGCAAAAACCAGCAAGTAAAAATTACTTACACTCCAATAACGGACAGTAGTCCAGGACCCCTGCGTTGGCGATCATCTCAATTCGGCATCAATATAATGCATGAGGTCCAGTGCATATACCAAATACAATATCTAAACCTCCAAATCTATCGATAGTTTTCCTAACCATGTCTTGAACCTCATTCTCTTTTGATACATCGCAGCTGATAGAGATTGATCTACGGCCTTCGCTTCCAATTTTTCTCGCTATTTGATCTAGTGCATCCATTTTGCTAGCAAGGTCTACCAGAGCCACGCTGATTCCTTCGGATGCCAGTCCTGATGACGACGTAACTTAATAGGAGGCTGTGACAATCGGCCCCAGAAAAACTTACGACAGGCAATTGCTTCTCCAATCCCTTTGACTTGTGAGCAATAATCCCATTAATGACTGAGAGACAAGCAAGATCACCTTGAGCAGCTCCTGTGATAATTGCTACCCTAGACATACTGTCCTGTTTAAATATATGGCACCGATAAGTAGCTATAATCTTGGTTATGGTCGCTATGAGAATCAGTCACGAAGGAACGAATACGGGGAAGCTGTTTACCTCATACTAGAGTACTTCCTGGTATATTATATAACGTCGCTCACGTAAATTATACAAACACTCCTAGCAAGTACCATAATACACATATTAATGGTTGGTACCGGTAATATGCAGGAATAAATCGCATACATCCGACTGCATAATCCCACCATTCACAGGAATTACAATGTTGTCCTGAAGATAGATCGAAAACCACGCATGTTCGTTGGAGACGGAGGTGCGTAGTGGTAATACGATATAACACCTGGAGGTGCACCACACACATGCATATGAATCGGAGGCTAAACCTCGCGTGCCCtgtcccccccccctacTTCATCGTACGGATGCGTTCAGCTGAAAGAAACTGCATTGGTTCCCGACCGCTGAAGCGCTCACCAGGCTCTTTGAGTGCTCTGAAagccttgtctatatatgcAATCTGCTTGAGTTTAAAGATCCTTATGATATTTGGGAGCTCTCTAGAAGACTTTTAACTGTTACCAAACATCGGCTGTGTACTTACTGTACAACCGACTACAAATCTGGGGATGACACGGAGCGAttcaaggtcacgtgataaTGACGTACCATCTTGCGGGGTGGCCTTATGGAAACAGCCTACGTCTTCCTTGTTTCACTTCCACGAGCTAATAGTCGTAATGGTATTCGGTCCTTTAACTGGCTTGCTTATGCTCAGACAAGAGCCTAACCGAATTATTGAAAATTTGGGTCAACCAACGTGTTTTCAGTTATTTCTGCGTTTCGAACGTGCATCCGATTATACGGTCAGTAGATTGAGGGTAGCCGACCCAAAAATTACCTCATGCATTACCGCGCTGTATCATATAGAGACATTAGAAATCACCTGGCCCATGAGCCATACTTGCTTGTAGTGTTTTCAAGCTCCGCCGAGTCGCTTGAGGCAATTATCAGTACAGGAGGGAGAGCTCCACTGGAAACCAACCTGGTTGGGCCCCACACACAAGGCCATCAAAGGATAGAAGAGCTTACGATCAGAATCTATTTCAGAACTGCTATAACCTAATGATGGGGGATCTTTCGGTAAACTTGGTCGGGTAAACTCGGCATCCTTAAACTACTTGAGTACTTATGCGATAGCTCTTACGTAGTAGCCGGTATGGCCTTCTTGGGTGTTGACTTGTCTGTGTCATCAATCCGAATACTTCGGAATGGAGTCCTTTATGTTGATCCAACCCCTATCATCGGCTATGAAATCGCGCAAACAACGATGGTAAGCTGGGCTGACTTGTGTGTAGTGCACTAACATCTACGGACAAATGTCTCTTCTGTCCAAGGCGCAGAGACATTGCCTACTGTTCGGTAGCAGTTATAACGGTTTCCTGATACCCATACAATGTGAATGAAGGTTCATAAGAACCGTGCCGTACCGTTGATTCTCAACGAGATCTATCTTTGTTCCCAAGTTCCCTTAAATGATCCGCTAAGGAGATTCAGTTTCAGGGTACTCTATAATACTGTACTATGCTCACGATAAGCTTCCCCTTCCCTAGTCGTTCTGAGAGTGCTCTGGAGAATTCTAGGGTTAAGTCTCTATTTTGGATAATCAAGCCAAGTTGGTGGCGAACTTATCAAAGCTTGTTGATTAGTAAACATCCCTTTGGAAGCGCACAGTGATTCGTGACCAGAGCATTGTTAGTGTATAGAACGCTGTCTCCGGGTGTTGAGTTCCTAACTCTTCCGTCCTGTATGTATCGTATACCACACGCTCCAAGTACACAGATTCTAGAAATCATGGGCGTCTCACGCACCTGAGGGATTTTATATTTATGGAAAGG encodes:
- a CDS encoding short chain dehydrogenase, whose translation is MSRVAIITGAAQGIGEAIACRLASEGISVALVDLASKMDALDQIARKIGSEGRRSISISCDVSKENEVQDMVRKTIDRFGGLDIMIANAGVLDYCPLLELSDTLLDKYLNINLKGVLYCYRAAAIQMIKQGRGGRIIGASRVKNCGGYCVSKFGVRALTQTAALEWGQYNITVNAYAPGYIDTPMVAESGGGLHGENFLPLSLEATEQLWY